A region of Beijerinckia sp. 28-YEA-48 DNA encodes the following proteins:
- a CDS encoding mandelate racemase/muconate lactonizing enzyme family protein — translation MKIVRVGATPLNVPVSIDLVGLHKETSLSLCLTEIETDTGLVGHGMTAITEEEVIATAVREVAGPALIGEDPLAIERLWSKLYWLLSPRGQTGYASHTIAALDVALWDLKAKALGLPLWRLLGGARSRVPVYATFGFGFFERDQLAEAAKLFVSQGFQRLKMTVGDHALSRRDEPRPIDKVIAEDERRVRAVREAVGPDVNLYVDANCGLDLFHATELAQRIEPHRITFFEEPLTQNDVRQMAELRRRTRIPLACGQNEGLAFRFRDLLVQQAADVLQPNVTISGGYSQCLKIAGMAQAFNVPIDNGGAWPFHNMHLHAGVANGGLVEYHYVAVALLRQIYDGLPEPEDGWLTLPETPGLGFEPNVERVKEIARRPLSGGKGKA, via the coding sequence TTGAAGATCGTTCGCGTCGGCGCCACGCCGCTCAACGTGCCTGTCTCCATTGATCTGGTCGGTTTACATAAGGAAACCTCGCTTTCTCTGTGTCTGACTGAGATCGAGACCGACACGGGTCTTGTCGGTCACGGTATGACCGCCATCACCGAAGAAGAAGTCATTGCCACCGCCGTGCGCGAGGTCGCCGGTCCAGCGCTTATCGGCGAGGACCCGCTGGCCATTGAGCGCCTGTGGAGCAAGCTTTACTGGCTGTTGTCGCCGCGCGGCCAGACCGGCTACGCGAGCCATACGATTGCGGCGCTCGATGTGGCGTTGTGGGACCTGAAAGCCAAAGCCCTTGGCTTGCCACTGTGGCGCTTGCTCGGCGGGGCGCGTTCGCGCGTGCCGGTCTACGCGACTTTTGGTTTCGGCTTCTTCGAGCGTGACCAACTCGCCGAGGCAGCGAAACTTTTTGTGTCGCAAGGCTTTCAACGTCTGAAGATGACGGTCGGCGACCATGCGCTGTCGCGGCGCGACGAGCCACGGCCGATCGATAAGGTTATCGCCGAGGACGAGCGCCGCGTCCGCGCCGTGCGCGAAGCCGTGGGCCCGGACGTCAATCTCTATGTCGATGCCAATTGCGGCCTCGACCTGTTCCACGCGACCGAACTCGCGCAGCGTATCGAACCGCATCGGATCACTTTCTTCGAGGAGCCGTTGACGCAGAACGACGTGCGCCAGATGGCCGAGCTGCGTCGGCGCACGCGTATCCCGCTGGCTTGCGGCCAGAACGAAGGCCTGGCTTTCCGTTTCCGCGATCTGCTTGTGCAGCAGGCCGCCGACGTTCTGCAACCCAATGTCACGATCTCGGGCGGCTATTCACAATGTCTGAAGATCGCGGGCATGGCCCAGGCCTTCAACGTGCCAATCGACAACGGTGGTGCGTGGCCTTTCCATAACATGCATCTGCATGCTGGCGTCGCGAACGGCGGTCTCGTCGAATACCACTATGTCGCCGTCGCGCTGCTGCGCCAGATCTACGATGGCTTGCCGGAGCCCGAAGACGGCTGGCTGACATTGCCCGAGACGCCGGGGCTGGGCTTCGAACCGAACGTCGAGCGCGTCAAGGAAATCGCACGCCGGCCCTTGTCGGGCGGAAAGGGCAAAGCATGA
- a CDS encoding LysR substrate-binding domain-containing protein, translated as MAVDLKSLRLFVAVADLGSISEGAKRCHLALAAASKRIADLEERTRLPLFVRHARGVVLTPAGHALLVHARTVLSAMDKLGAELDDFQRGVAGVVRVSANASAIAQFLPVPIGSFLRTHPMLRIDLQERSSAEVVKAVQGGLADIGVFEASTPALDLDCLPFARDELAVVVAADHPLTRRGSIGLAEVLSCEHVIVREGTAVHRALQAAAQEAQRPLQVRMQVGSFDMVCRMVEQGVGIGVVPRGVVMQEPVPSKLRCLTLDAPWASRQHVLGVRWLNGLSVAASALLQHLRAATA; from the coding sequence ATGGCGGTTGACCTGAAATCGCTACGCCTATTCGTGGCTGTGGCCGATCTGGGCAGCATCAGCGAGGGCGCCAAGCGCTGCCATCTGGCGTTGGCGGCGGCGAGCAAGCGCATCGCCGACCTCGAAGAACGCACCCGTCTGCCGTTGTTCGTCCGCCACGCGCGCGGCGTGGTGCTCACACCCGCAGGGCATGCGCTGCTGGTGCATGCGCGCACTGTGCTCTCAGCCATGGATAAGCTCGGCGCCGAGCTGGATGATTTCCAGCGCGGCGTGGCCGGTGTGGTGCGGGTCAGCGCCAACGCCTCGGCCATCGCGCAGTTCCTGCCCGTGCCGATCGGGTCGTTCCTGCGCACGCACCCTATGCTGCGCATCGATTTGCAGGAGCGGTCCAGCGCCGAAGTGGTTAAAGCCGTGCAGGGCGGTCTGGCCGATATTGGTGTGTTCGAAGCCAGCACGCCAGCGCTGGATCTCGACTGTTTACCCTTCGCGCGTGACGAACTCGCCGTGGTGGTCGCGGCGGACCACCCGCTGACGCGCCGGGGCAGCATCGGCTTGGCAGAGGTCTTGAGCTGCGAACATGTGATTGTGCGTGAGGGCACAGCCGTGCATCGGGCCCTGCAGGCAGCGGCGCAGGAGGCCCAACGCCCGCTGCAGGTGCGTATGCAGGTCGGCAGTTTCGACATGGTTTGCCGTATGGTCGAGCAGGGCGTGGGGATCGGCGTGGTGCCGCGTGGGGTCGTCATGCAGGAGCCCGTGCCCAGCAAGCTACGCTGCCTCACGCTCGACGCGCCCTGGGCCTCGCGCCAACACGTGCTTGGCGTGCGCTGGCTCAACGGTCTGTCGGTCGCCGCGAGCGCTTTGCTGCAACACCTGCGCGCCGCGACCGCTTGA